Proteins encoded together in one uncultured Sphaerochaeta sp. window:
- a CDS encoding FCD domain-containing protein, with amino-acid sequence MAEYLSERLSKILEKEIKAIPVGGKLPSERTLVARYGASRNIIREVLKSFAERGIIEIIPGKGARVVDFTKQKFTQNLEKIIEKNKTSIKDIVEVRESLEIQVFLKAMERATEEDYEVLRSLIDKMDGAKGDPELYNKYDIEFHLALADTTKNKMYSFLIYNLYELTDKQLFLITKINPEMMKSAQLEHKGILEAIKNHDAKRILELAHVHFTDILTILSK; translated from the coding sequence GTGGCTGAGTATCTGTCTGAACGACTTTCGAAAATACTAGAGAAAGAGATAAAAGCAATCCCTGTCGGGGGGAAGCTTCCTTCTGAGCGTACCTTGGTTGCCCGCTATGGAGCAAGCAGGAATATTATCCGTGAAGTCCTGAAGAGCTTTGCTGAGCGAGGTATAATAGAAATCATTCCGGGAAAGGGCGCAAGAGTTGTTGATTTCACCAAACAGAAATTCACCCAGAACCTTGAAAAGATCATCGAGAAAAACAAGACGTCAATCAAAGATATCGTAGAAGTACGTGAATCATTGGAAATTCAGGTCTTCCTTAAGGCGATGGAGCGTGCCACGGAAGAAGATTATGAGGTACTTAGGTCCTTGATTGATAAGATGGATGGCGCAAAAGGCGATCCTGAGCTCTACAATAAATATGATATAGAATTCCATCTTGCACTTGCCGATACCACAAAGAACAAGATGTACTCATTCCTCATCTACAATCTGTATGAACTTACCGACAAACAACTCTTTTTGATCACCAAGATAAACCCTGAGATGATGAAGTCTGCGCAACTAGAACACAAGGGAATCCTTGAGGCAATAAAGAATCATGATGCAAAACGCATTCTTGAACTTGCCCATGTGCATTTTACGGATATTCTTACGATATTGTCGAAGTGA
- a CDS encoding TRAP transporter small permease subunit, with translation MIKKLEKFLDMLGAIMIAVLFATIIIQVAARVVFSIPSTWTVEVGRALFLAVVFLLTPVVLLNSSLMMINSLHDMTKGKGRFFLDLLNDLFVDFILVTLALGSYERTVETWAIEIPTVEWMKSGYLYLVMLIGTLLMLGFSLYNTASRIRKGL, from the coding sequence ATGATAAAAAAACTTGAAAAATTTCTCGATATGCTTGGAGCCATCATGATAGCAGTACTATTTGCTACCATCATCATCCAAGTAGCTGCAAGAGTTGTATTCTCAATACCCTCCACTTGGACAGTTGAAGTAGGACGTGCTCTCTTTCTTGCAGTTGTATTCCTCTTGACCCCAGTTGTCTTGCTGAATAGTAGCTTAATGATGATCAACTCACTACACGATATGACCAAAGGCAAAGGTCGATTCTTCTTGGATCTTCTCAATGACCTCTTTGTCGATTTCATCCTTGTAACCCTTGCACTCGGAAGTTATGAACGAACCGTTGAAACTTGGGCCATAGAGATTCCAACAGTTGAATGGATGAAATCAGGATACCTCTATCTGGTAATGCTTATCGGAACGTTATTGATGCTGGGATTCTCGCTCTATAACACTGCATCACGAATTAGGAAAGGACTGTAA
- a CDS encoding GntR family transcriptional regulator, with translation MNNTLIIPRNLERKPYELNRFYVQRILEYNIVTLNLLPGQLVSANELAKELNTSRTPVHDAFIELSKKSLMTIIPQVGTKISLINVEKVKAVSFLRFSAEIKMLERACGSITEQELSALHRCVEMQKASAKEKDYLQFLEDDNAFHSLLFEGAGLTEVGFLIDPYMPIFNRVRMLIYKNLDIPRIIQEHTDLLAFLRDQNLVEATKVLSKHLAYDVSRDLELLKEKFPEYFLANGQQLY, from the coding sequence ATGAACAATACGTTGATAATTCCAAGAAACCTTGAGCGAAAACCCTATGAACTCAATCGGTTCTATGTGCAACGAATTCTGGAATACAACATTGTCACGCTGAACCTTCTCCCAGGGCAATTGGTTAGTGCGAATGAATTGGCAAAGGAACTGAATACCAGTAGGACTCCTGTGCATGATGCATTCATTGAATTGTCGAAGAAATCTCTTATGACCATCATTCCACAAGTTGGTACCAAAATCTCCCTCATCAATGTTGAGAAGGTTAAGGCAGTGAGCTTCCTGCGTTTTTCTGCTGAGATCAAGATGTTGGAGAGAGCCTGTGGAAGTATTACAGAACAAGAACTCAGCGCGCTCCATAGATGTGTTGAGATGCAGAAGGCTTCTGCAAAAGAGAAAGACTACCTGCAATTCCTTGAAGACGATAATGCCTTTCATTCGCTCTTATTTGAAGGAGCAGGTCTCACAGAGGTCGGATTTCTCATTGACCCCTACATGCCAATCTTCAATAGAGTACGTATGCTGATTTACAAAAACCTTGATATTCCGAGAATCATACAAGAACACACTGATCTTCTTGCATTCTTGAGAGACCAGAACCTCGTTGAAGCAACCAAGGTTCTCAGCAAGCACCTTGCTTATGATGTCAGCAGGGACCTGGAACTGCTCAAGGAAAAATTCCCGGAATATTTCTTAGCAAACGGACAACAACTCTATTGA
- a CDS encoding GGDEF domain-containing protein, giving the protein MLKFIGPSDFVARLGGDEFALVLSEVKERTDVDRLAASIHASFQEVMTTKGGTYQVGASIGIALYPESSSDSESLVRNADSAMYEVKRNGKGGVRMYRITP; this is encoded by the coding sequence ATGTTGAAGTTCATCGGTCCCTCAGATTTCGTTGCCCGCCTCGGTGGTGATGAGTTTGCCCTGGTCCTTTCAGAAGTAAAAGAAAGAACCGATGTCGATAGACTTGCCGCATCCATCCACGCATCCTTCCAAGAGGTGATGACTACCAAAGGCGGTACCTATCAGGTAGGAGCGAGTATTGGTATTGCCCTCTACCCTGAAAGCAGTAGCGACAGTGAATCATTGGTCCGTAATGCCGATAGTGCGATGTATGAAGTAAAGAGAAATGGAAAAGGTGGGGTGAGGATGTACCGGATCACTCCATAG
- a CDS encoding TRAP transporter substrate-binding protein has translation MKKLAMFLLIAVVLLPSAFAQGGEEKAAGAKSYTVNVASAFAPEGPIHEVITNFKKQVESESDGRIKIVIHSSGSLGGEREIVEGLSAGTIEMGAQGIMDLTLYAPQFTVFEEPFVIRDLDHLNKFWNTIGVDLNNQASEKTGIITAGYMIRGARMITANKAIESPEDLKGLKFRLPSMPVRIKVFEAMGAIPTVVDFPEVYMALKTGTVDAQENPPETIYSYKYYEAQDYLILSRHVWSTARYQISKKWFDKISAEDQALILKAWTDASEKVRTEVPDPDAVYIEKLKEAGMKVVEPNMEEFRKLADPVMAEFDDSMWLPGLRQEIMAL, from the coding sequence ATGAAGAAACTCGCTATGTTCTTACTTATTGCAGTCGTACTGCTCCCCTCTGCTTTCGCCCAAGGTGGCGAAGAGAAAGCAGCAGGAGCTAAGTCCTATACGGTGAACGTTGCCTCGGCATTTGCACCAGAAGGACCTATTCATGAAGTTATCACCAATTTCAAGAAGCAGGTTGAATCAGAGAGTGATGGCAGAATCAAGATTGTTATTCACTCAAGTGGATCACTTGGTGGGGAAAGAGAGATCGTTGAAGGACTCTCCGCAGGTACCATTGAGATGGGTGCACAGGGTATCATGGACCTTACTCTGTATGCTCCACAGTTCACCGTTTTTGAAGAACCGTTCGTTATCCGTGACCTTGATCACCTGAATAAGTTCTGGAACACCATTGGTGTTGATTTGAACAATCAGGCAAGTGAGAAAACTGGAATCATCACCGCAGGGTACATGATTCGTGGAGCACGTATGATTACGGCAAACAAGGCAATTGAATCCCCAGAGGATCTGAAGGGTTTGAAGTTCAGACTTCCTTCAATGCCTGTCCGTATCAAGGTATTCGAAGCAATGGGAGCTATCCCAACCGTTGTCGATTTCCCTGAGGTATACATGGCACTGAAGACCGGTACTGTCGATGCACAGGAGAACCCACCTGAGACCATTTACAGCTACAAGTACTACGAGGCACAGGACTACTTGATCCTCTCACGCCACGTATGGTCAACCGCTCGCTACCAGATTTCCAAGAAGTGGTTCGATAAAATCTCTGCAGAAGACCAGGCTTTGATTCTCAAGGCATGGACTGATGCATCAGAGAAAGTACGTACCGAAGTTCCCGATCCAGATGCTGTATACATTGAGAAACTCAAGGAAGCTGGCATGAAGGTTGTTGAGCCCAACATGGAAGAGTTCCGCAAACTTGCAGACCCTGTCATGGCTGAATTCGATGACTCAATGTGGCTGCCCGGACTCCGCCAGGAGATCATGGCACTGTAA
- the tnpB gene encoding IS66 family insertion sequence element accessory protein TnpB (TnpB, as the term is used for proteins encoded by IS66 family insertion elements, is considered an accessory protein, since TnpC, encoded by a neighboring gene, is a DDE family transposase.), giving the protein MLDMSGIPIYLLPGYSDLRRGINGFVSVITNIMEMDVTLGGLYIFCGRRRDSIKCVMWDKTGFLLLQKKLVGGYTFAWPNSEERVKEISGEDLLAMLDGIDIFRRFTPWENVRMRPGKAV; this is encoded by the coding sequence ATGCTTGACATGAGCGGCATCCCGATCTATCTGCTCCCTGGATACTCAGATTTAAGACGCGGTATCAACGGATTCGTGTCGGTCATCACCAACATCATGGAGATGGACGTCACCCTGGGAGGGTTGTACATCTTCTGCGGCAGGAGGCGTGACAGCATCAAGTGCGTCATGTGGGACAAGACAGGGTTCCTGTTGCTGCAGAAGAAACTGGTGGGCGGCTACACCTTCGCCTGGCCGAACAGTGAGGAGAGGGTGAAGGAAATCAGTGGGGAAGACCTGCTTGCAATGCTTGACGGTATAGACATTTTCCGTCGTTTCACCCCTTGGGAGAATGTACGGATGCGACCTGGGAAAGCTGTCTGA
- a CDS encoding GFA family protein, with protein sequence MHKHKGSCLCGKVTFEVEGDFESFFLCHCNLCRKDTGSAHAANLFSSSAHLRWLSGENLVKTFDFQGSGHIKSFCTEGGSALPNLQMGGKLLVVPAGSLDSELSLRPNAHIFNSDKASWDHDLEHIHRFEGLPE encoded by the coding sequence ATGCACAAGCACAAAGGTTCATGTCTCTGCGGAAAAGTGACATTTGAGGTAGAAGGCGACTTTGAGTCTTTCTTTCTCTGCCATTGCAACCTATGCCGTAAGGATACAGGTTCAGCCCATGCAGCCAATCTGTTCTCATCTTCCGCTCATCTCAGGTGGCTCTCAGGAGAGAACCTGGTGAAAACCTTTGACTTTCAGGGAAGCGGGCATATCAAGAGCTTCTGCACCGAAGGCGGGTCAGCACTCCCCAATCTCCAGATGGGGGGAAAGCTGCTGGTAGTACCAGCCGGAAGCCTCGACAGCGAGCTATCCCTTCGTCCCAATGCCCATATCTTCAATTCCGATAAGGCCTCCTGGGATCATGACCTGGAGCATATCCACCGTTTTGAAGGGCTGCCGGAATAG
- a CDS encoding ribulose-phosphate 3-epimerase — protein sequence MQDKKILCPSILNLPIMHIAEEVTKLDKTDMDIFHVDIMDGTFVPNFGMSVRELQMIREITDAGSKKLIDCHMMVMNPHRYIQMIAEAGADIIYIHPESELIPSATLELIQKHGKKTGLILNPSTSLEMVKDMLPITDYVMIMAVNPGFAGRSFMPYTRQKFVDLHTYRLEHNLSYHLVLDGGATKEVISDLYHNCGVEGFVLGKQELFFQEDDYETCINRIRTY from the coding sequence ATGCAAGACAAAAAGATTCTCTGCCCTTCCATTCTCAATCTTCCAATCATGCATATTGCTGAGGAAGTAACCAAACTTGATAAAACAGATATGGATATCTTCCACGTAGATATCATGGATGGAACCTTCGTCCCCAATTTCGGTATGTCAGTAAGAGAACTGCAAATGATACGAGAAATAACAGATGCAGGAAGCAAGAAGCTCATAGACTGCCATATGATGGTCATGAACCCACACCGATACATCCAGATGATTGCTGAAGCTGGTGCTGATATCATTTACATTCATCCAGAGAGTGAATTGATACCATCGGCTACTCTTGAGCTTATCCAAAAGCATGGCAAGAAAACCGGACTAATCCTCAACCCCTCAACAAGCTTGGAGATGGTGAAGGACATGCTTCCCATCACTGACTATGTGATGATCATGGCGGTAAACCCAGGGTTTGCCGGCCGATCATTCATGCCCTATACCCGGCAGAAGTTTGTTGATCTTCACACCTACCGATTAGAGCACAACCTCTCCTACCATCTTGTCTTGGACGGAGGTGCCACAAAGGAGGTCATCTCAGACCTGTACCACAATTGCGGAGTTGAAGGCTTTGTCTTGGGAAAACAGGAGTTGTTCTTCCAGGAAGATGACTATGAGACTTGTATCAATAGGATTCGCACGTATTGA
- a CDS encoding TRAP transporter large permease: MLYAILTLGLIILLAMGIPVGFSLLLTGAIGYMVNIGDIGAWMEMTILPMKMSYSLQNFLLLSIPLFILAAKVMNGSSITKKLFGFANVCVGWLPGGLGHANIFASLLFAGMSGTATSDAAGLGQIEIEAMKQNGYDADFSAAVTAASTTIGPIFPPSVPMVMYSTISGVSVGKLFLGGIVPGILLTIVLMIMVYFYARKRNYPKETFPTWARFWDSFKSAIFPILTPIILLSGIWSGMFTATEAAAIAALYALLVSVFIFKEMTWKLLLQILKETARDTASIGLVVAAAAFYGWVLARSGLTVAFADWILGLTSNRILFMLLVNLFFLVIGCFLESIAAITIFGPVMLAPAIQLGIDPLFFGVIMVFNLMIGLVTPPFGIVLFITADQAKISFHKMVKATVPFLIPLLVMLVLMSVIPGIVTGLPNLLM; encoded by the coding sequence ATGTTGTATGCTATTCTCACTCTCGGTTTGATCATACTCCTGGCAATGGGAATCCCTGTAGGGTTCTCTTTGTTGCTCACCGGTGCTATTGGCTATATGGTCAATATTGGCGACATCGGTGCCTGGATGGAAATGACCATCCTTCCAATGAAAATGTCGTATAGTCTGCAGAACTTCCTACTGCTCTCAATTCCCCTATTCATCCTTGCAGCGAAGGTAATGAATGGCTCGAGCATCACAAAAAAACTCTTTGGTTTTGCAAACGTATGCGTAGGCTGGCTTCCAGGTGGTCTTGGACACGCAAACATCTTTGCAAGTTTGTTGTTTGCTGGAATGTCCGGAACCGCTACCTCTGATGCAGCTGGACTTGGACAGATCGAAATAGAGGCAATGAAACAAAACGGATACGATGCTGACTTCAGCGCAGCTGTCACTGCTGCTTCAACCACGATTGGACCGATTTTCCCTCCAAGCGTCCCCATGGTCATGTACTCTACGATCAGTGGAGTCTCTGTTGGAAAGTTGTTCCTTGGCGGTATCGTTCCAGGTATCCTTCTCACCATAGTACTCATGATCATGGTGTACTTCTATGCGAGAAAAAGAAACTATCCAAAAGAAACCTTCCCTACCTGGGCACGTTTCTGGGACAGCTTCAAGTCAGCAATTTTTCCCATCCTTACCCCAATCATTCTTCTCTCCGGTATTTGGAGTGGAATGTTCACTGCTACCGAGGCTGCTGCAATTGCAGCGCTCTACGCTTTGCTGGTCAGTGTCTTCATCTTCAAGGAGATGACATGGAAGCTGCTCCTGCAGATTCTGAAGGAGACTGCACGCGATACGGCCTCCATTGGTTTGGTCGTAGCTGCAGCAGCGTTCTACGGTTGGGTACTTGCTCGTTCGGGCCTTACTGTTGCTTTCGCTGATTGGATTCTTGGGCTGACCTCCAACCGCATACTGTTTATGCTACTGGTAAACCTGTTCTTCTTGGTCATCGGTTGTTTCCTTGAGTCGATTGCAGCTATTACCATTTTTGGACCCGTTATGCTTGCTCCAGCAATCCAGCTTGGTATTGATCCTCTGTTCTTCGGAGTTATCATGGTATTCAACCTGATGATCGGACTGGTTACTCCTCCGTTTGGGATTGTACTGTTCATCACTGCAGACCAGGCAAAGATCAGTTTCCATAAGATGGTCAAAGCGACTGTCCCCTTCTTGATTCCTCTCTTGGTGATGCTGGTCCTGATGTCAGTAATCCCTGGAATTGTAACAGGACTGCCCAACCTTCTTATGTGA
- a CDS encoding 5-deoxy-glucuronate isomerase, whose protein sequence is MKYSHISPFSYGLNHLVIDSLNPELMGLNFAIAKVNTDHAVVLDSEQEKLVVLLSGSVTYDWDGQKITVKRSDPFHESPTALHLNSESVCRITGGGEDAELIVVSTENAAHFASKFYSSEDLASEELVGEEVLDGKTKRIKRVFFDRNTCQETNLFCGELVNYPGCWACFPPHLHFEPEIYYYRFLPESGYGFSEQGDEVFKVKHNDLVGIEDGKTHSQSTAPGYAGFIFWAQKLQDNGKNIDYHLVKEHAWLDDPAATFFPEKPSI, encoded by the coding sequence ATGAAATATTCACATATCTCTCCCTTTTCCTATGGTCTTAACCATCTGGTAATAGACTCATTGAATCCTGAACTGATGGGCTTGAATTTTGCCATTGCGAAAGTAAATACAGACCATGCAGTGGTACTGGATTCTGAACAAGAGAAGCTGGTGGTCCTCCTCTCTGGTTCTGTTACCTATGATTGGGATGGACAGAAAATAACAGTTAAGCGATCAGACCCTTTTCATGAATCACCAACGGCACTGCACCTGAACAGTGAGAGTGTCTGCAGGATAACAGGAGGCGGGGAAGATGCTGAACTGATTGTAGTTTCAACAGAAAATGCAGCTCACTTCGCTTCCAAATTCTATAGCTCTGAAGACCTTGCTTCAGAGGAATTGGTGGGAGAAGAAGTACTTGATGGTAAGACAAAAAGGATCAAACGCGTTTTCTTTGACCGAAATACCTGCCAGGAGACCAACTTGTTCTGTGGTGAACTGGTAAACTACCCAGGATGTTGGGCATGCTTTCCACCCCACCTCCATTTTGAGCCGGAGATTTATTACTACCGCTTCCTCCCTGAGTCAGGGTACGGGTTCTCCGAGCAAGGTGACGAGGTTTTTAAGGTAAAGCATAATGATTTGGTAGGCATCGAAGACGGAAAAACCCATTCCCAGTCCACCGCTCCAGGGTATGCTGGATTTATTTTCTGGGCACAGAAGCTACAGGATAATGGGAAAAACATTGATTACCATCTGGTTAAGGAACATGCATGGCTGGATGACCCTGCTGCTACATTTTTCCCAGAGAAACCCAGTATCTGA
- the frlD gene encoding fructoselysine 6-kinase, which translates to MRVVTAGDNCVDFYVKSDERFPGGNPVNVAVYCKRYFEDVGYVGFVGDDWNGNLIVNSLMKKGVDTSMVQVVSKGRTAITKVKLQNQDRIFCGYDPGVHRQFTISEDALTFIASSDMFISGFWGNAHPYLGEMKRRNEKLLIGFDFATKLEDPLYTEIAPFVDCAFFSWDDPQKQETIELFMQEKQSLGARLVVVTLGKKGSIVFDGRKFFTYGIIPCKVIDTMGAGDSYIAGFMSAQLMGYSIEESMRMGTESSTITIQYKGAW; encoded by the coding sequence ATGAGAGTGGTTACGGCTGGAGACAATTGTGTCGATTTCTATGTTAAGTCAGATGAAAGATTTCCCGGTGGGAACCCTGTCAATGTAGCGGTATATTGTAAGAGATATTTCGAGGATGTTGGGTATGTCGGCTTTGTTGGGGATGATTGGAACGGGAATCTCATTGTTAATTCGCTGATGAAAAAGGGGGTCGATACCTCTATGGTACAGGTTGTCTCCAAGGGGAGAACTGCTATCACCAAGGTGAAGCTGCAAAACCAAGATAGGATTTTCTGTGGATATGATCCTGGAGTGCATAGGCAGTTTACCATCTCAGAGGATGCTCTTACCTTCATCGCCTCCTCCGATATGTTTATTTCGGGGTTCTGGGGCAATGCCCATCCTTATTTGGGAGAAATGAAAAGAAGAAATGAGAAATTACTGATCGGATTTGATTTTGCGACCAAACTTGAGGATCCCCTGTATACCGAGATAGCCCCTTTTGTTGACTGTGCTTTTTTCTCTTGGGATGATCCTCAGAAGCAAGAAACCATTGAGCTCTTCATGCAGGAGAAGCAGAGCTTGGGAGCTCGCTTGGTGGTCGTTACCCTAGGGAAAAAAGGAAGTATTGTGTTTGATGGAAGAAAATTCTTCACGTATGGTATAATCCCTTGTAAAGTAATTGATACGATGGGAGCTGGGGATAGTTATATTGCTGGGTTCATGAGTGCTCAACTGATGGGGTATAGTATTGAGGAATCAATGCGAATGGGGACTGAGAGCAGCACCATTACCATTCAATACAAAGGCGCTTGGTGA